In one window of Chitinophagales bacterium DNA:
- a CDS encoding imidazolonepropionase, with amino-acid sequence MMALLLTNIAQLINTRTTNQLLRGKALAELPVLNNAWLLVEQDRIAAFGAMDALPQTNAEVYDVQGGTVLPAFVDSHTHLVFAASRENEFVDKIRGLSYAEIAANGGGILNSAARLANTDEDTLYQLAAARLHKLILLGTGAIEIKSGYGLSTEAELKMLRVIRRLKQNFPIPIKATFLGAHSFPPEYKQNHEGYVQLIIHEMTPAVAAENLAEYIDVFCEQGFFTPDQTTRILEAGKAAGLLPKIHANQLHVSGGVETGVAAGAISVDHLESMNQEAIHCLAKSNTIGTLLPTAAYFLRMPFQPARELIDAGCAVAIASDFNPGSSPSGNMQTVVSMSCIQMRMLPEEAINAATLNAAYALQLENEVGSITVGKKANLMITQPIPSIAYLPYAFGENHVARMLVNGQWYD; translated from the coding sequence ATCATGGCCTTATTGCTCACCAACATTGCTCAACTCATTAATACAAGAACCACTAACCAGTTACTACGTGGCAAGGCTTTGGCAGAACTGCCTGTGCTCAACAATGCTTGGCTATTGGTAGAACAAGATCGTATTGCAGCCTTTGGTGCTATGGATGCATTGCCACAAACCAATGCCGAAGTGTACGATGTACAGGGTGGTACTGTATTGCCGGCTTTTGTGGATTCGCATACACATTTGGTCTTTGCTGCCAGCAGAGAAAATGAATTTGTAGATAAAATACGCGGACTCAGCTATGCTGAAATTGCGGCCAATGGTGGTGGTATTTTAAATTCTGCTGCGCGCTTAGCGAATACCGATGAAGATACTTTGTATCAATTGGCAGCAGCTCGTTTGCATAAACTCATTTTATTGGGTACCGGTGCTATCGAAATCAAAAGTGGGTACGGACTATCCACCGAAGCAGAACTGAAAATGCTGCGGGTGATACGCCGACTCAAACAAAATTTTCCCATTCCCATTAAAGCCACATTTTTAGGTGCACATAGTTTTCCGCCGGAGTATAAACAGAATCACGAAGGCTACGTGCAGTTGATCATCCATGAAATGACTCCTGCTGTTGCAGCAGAAAACTTGGCCGAGTATATTGATGTATTCTGCGAGCAAGGTTTCTTTACGCCTGATCAAACCACAAGAATTTTGGAAGCCGGTAAAGCTGCCGGACTCTTGCCCAAAATCCACGCCAATCAATTGCATGTATCGGGTGGGGTAGAAACAGGTGTTGCTGCCGGTGCTATTTCGGTTGACCATTTAGAATCCATGAATCAGGAAGCCATTCATTGTTTGGCTAAATCCAATACCATTGGTACGCTCTTGCCAACTGCCGCGTATTTTCTGCGCATGCCTTTTCAACCCGCGCGCGAGCTCATTGATGCCGGTTGTGCGGTAGCCATTGCTTCAGATTTTAATCCCGGCTCATCGCCCAGTGGCAATATGCAAACCGTGGTGAGCATGAGCTGTATTCAAATGCGCATGCTGCCTGAGGAAGCCATCAATGCGGCCACCCTCAATGCAGCTTATGCTTTACAATTGGAAAACGAAGTGGGCAGTATTACCGTGGGTAAAAAAGCCAACCTGATGATTACCCAACCGATTCCCTCCATTGCCTACCTGCCTTATGCATTTGGCGAAAACCATGTGGCCCGTATGCTGGTGAATGGACAATGGTATGATTGA
- a CDS encoding type II toxin-antitoxin system HicA family toxin encodes MTRIDKLIARLLSEPPPVDFSWDELVKLLSHLGYVELKTGKTGGSRRKFVAADKHVLSLHKPHPGNLLKRYQINDIIVALKERQKI; translated from the coding sequence ATGACCAGAATTGACAAATTGATAGCAAGGCTCTTATCAGAACCGCCGCCCGTAGACTTTAGTTGGGATGAGTTGGTGAAACTGCTCTCCCATTTAGGTTATGTAGAACTGAAGACGGGTAAAACAGGTGGTTCAAGAAGAAAATTTGTGGCTGCGGACAAACATGTCTTGTCCTTACACAAACCGCACCCAGGCAATCTGCTGAAGCGCTACCAGATTAACGACATAATTGTTGCATTAAAAGAACGACAAAAAATTTGA
- a CDS encoding type II toxin-antitoxin system HicB family antitoxin has product MKDTLEYKSYYASVHFDATDEIFHGKVLGINDLINFEGTSVKELKKAFKEAVDDYLDTCHRLGKQPDKAYKGSFNVRISAELHKEAVQFASIKNMTLNDFVKNAIAYVLTKAPEQFHMN; this is encoded by the coding sequence ATGAAAGACACCCTCGAATACAAAAGCTATTACGCTTCTGTACATTTTGATGCTACCGATGAAATCTTTCATGGAAAAGTTTTGGGCATTAATGACCTGATCAATTTTGAGGGCACTAGTGTGAAAGAACTGAAAAAAGCATTTAAGGAAGCAGTGGATGATTATCTGGATACCTGCCACCGATTGGGTAAGCAGCCCGATAAAGCCTATAAAGGCAGTTTTAACGTAAGAATCTCCGCCGAACTGCATAAGGAAGCCGTACAATTTGCTTCAATCAAGAATATGACATTGAATGATTTTGTGAAAAACGCTATTGCCTATGTATTGACCAAAGCGCCGGAACAATTTCATATGAATTAA
- a CDS encoding DUF3347 domain-containing protein, translating to MAAKVMAVLMGFVVDSQKKYMRRLLLMIVCAGLFACGSNEEQTLTVESSKPAEAPESVKTIDFTAAITASLEDYDALKTAFVQEELMGVTREAVNLLHQLDSIPLDGMQVKDTMVKNDTRVLIESMKTELRIMVDELGWKERRASFQMVSDMLFELLRKVRYDGAVVYRQLCPMAFGKDKPAYWLSKDTKIVNPYLPKTMPKCGSVADSVVYVKR from the coding sequence GTGGCGGCAAAGGTAATGGCTGTATTGATGGGCTTTGTAGTAGATTCGCAGAAAAAATATATGCGTCGTTTATTGTTGATGATCGTATGCGCCGGCTTATTTGCCTGCGGCAGCAATGAAGAGCAAACCCTTACAGTTGAGTCGTCCAAGCCGGCAGAAGCGCCTGAGAGCGTGAAAACAATCGATTTTACTGCAGCCATTACTGCTTCATTAGAAGATTATGATGCCCTGAAAACCGCATTTGTACAGGAAGAACTGATGGGGGTTACCCGCGAAGCGGTGAATCTCCTGCACCAGTTGGATAGTATTCCCTTGGATGGTATGCAGGTAAAAGATACCATGGTGAAAAACGATACCCGTGTGCTGATAGAGAGTATGAAGACTGAGTTGCGCATAATGGTGGATGAATTAGGCTGGAAGGAGCGACGTGCGTCTTTTCAGATGGTGAGCGATATGCTCTTTGAGCTCTTGCGTAAAGTGCGTTATGATGGGGCTGTGGTGTACCGACAGCTTTGTCCCATGGCTTTTGGCAAAGACAAACCGGCTTATTGGCTGAGTAAGGATACCAAAATTGTGAATCCTTATCTGCCCAAGACCATGCCCAAATGTGGTTCGGTGGCAGACAGTGTGGTGTATGTGAAACGATAA
- a CDS encoding VOC family protein, with translation MQSLAHIALVVKDYDEAIAFFTQKLGFHLMEDTVLSPTKRWVLVAPSGSNGCQILLAKAANEEQLSRVGNQTGGRVFLFLHTDNFQRDYQRLLDHQVKIIREPSVEAYGTVAVFEDLYGNWWDLIERN, from the coding sequence ATGCAATCCCTCGCACATATCGCATTAGTGGTGAAAGATTATGATGAAGCCATTGCTTTCTTCACCCAAAAGCTAGGCTTTCATTTGATGGAAGACACAGTATTAAGTCCAACCAAACGCTGGGTATTGGTAGCACCGTCAGGTAGCAATGGTTGTCAGATTTTACTGGCCAAAGCAGCCAATGAAGAACAATTAAGCAGGGTAGGTAATCAAACCGGCGGACGTGTATTCCTTTTTCTGCACACAGATAATTTTCAACGCGATTACCAGCGCTTACTCGATCATCAAGTCAAAATTATTCGTGAACCAAGTGTAGAAGCTTACGGCACGGTTGCGGTTTTCGAAGATCTCTATGGTAATTGGTGGGATTTGATTGAAAGGAATTAA
- the thrS gene encoding threonine--tRNA ligase gives MINVTLPDGAVRQYESGVSALDIAKSISEGLARKVLAASVNGQVWDATRPITTDVALKLLTWDDTDGKSTFWHSSAHLMAEAIEAKYPGAKFWVGPAIDKGFYYDIDLGDRKISEEDLAELEKMMNGLAKKANPYVRKEIAKAEALAYFTEKGDEYKLDLLSNLEDGAITFYTQGDFTDLCRGPHIPNTSFIKAIKLTSIAGAYWKGDEKNKMLTRVYGVTFPNQKELDEYLLMLEEAKKRDHRKLGKELGIYTMDDDVGQGLPLWMPNGTVIIEELEKLAKETEEAAGYQRVVTPHIAKESMYLTSGHLPYYADSMFPPMEMDGEKYYLKAMNCPHHHKIFAAEPKSYRDLPYRIAEYGTCYRYEQSGELFGLMRVRCLHMNDAHIYCSKEQFFQEFKAVNDLYLKYFKIFGIDKYVMRLSLHEPAKLGQKYVNEPELWKETEDMVRKVLIETGTPFVEVADEAAFYGPKIDVQIWSAIGREFTLATNQVDFNSGRKFKLAYTTQQNDTDIPLIIHRAPLGTHERFIGFLLEHYAGKFPVWLSPHQVKVLPISDKYLEYAQQVHQTLRSNGIRASVDDRNEKIGKKIREAELSRVPYMLVVGEKEMTEGKLAVRRQGKGDIGVLPVAEFVSLVRQEIGNRKDSDG, from the coding sequence ATGATCAATGTAACATTACCGGATGGGGCCGTACGCCAGTATGAAAGCGGGGTTTCCGCGCTGGATATCGCCAAATCCATCAGCGAGGGACTGGCCAGAAAGGTGCTGGCCGCGAGTGTGAACGGACAAGTTTGGGACGCTACGCGTCCGATTACGACGGATGTAGCACTGAAACTGCTGACCTGGGATGATACGGACGGTAAATCTACTTTCTGGCATTCATCTGCCCACTTGATGGCAGAAGCCATCGAGGCTAAATACCCCGGCGCTAAGTTCTGGGTAGGACCTGCTATTGATAAAGGTTTCTATTATGATATCGATCTCGGTGATCGTAAGATCAGCGAGGAAGATCTGGCTGAATTAGAGAAGATGATGAATGGCCTGGCCAAGAAAGCCAATCCATATGTGCGTAAGGAAATTGCTAAAGCAGAAGCGCTGGCTTATTTCACTGAAAAGGGAGATGAGTACAAATTAGATTTGCTGAGCAACCTGGAAGATGGTGCCATCACTTTCTATACCCAAGGCGATTTCACTGATCTCTGCCGCGGACCACATATCCCCAACACAAGTTTTATCAAAGCCATCAAACTCACCAGCATTGCCGGTGCGTATTGGAAGGGTGATGAGAAGAATAAAATGCTGACACGTGTGTATGGTGTTACTTTCCCCAATCAGAAGGAACTGGATGAATATTTGCTGATGTTGGAAGAAGCTAAGAAGCGTGATCACCGTAAACTGGGCAAGGAACTCGGTATTTACACCATGGATGATGATGTTGGTCAGGGTCTGCCTTTGTGGATGCCTAATGGTACTGTCATAATTGAAGAATTGGAGAAGCTGGCCAAGGAAACAGAAGAGGCTGCAGGCTATCAGCGTGTGGTTACACCGCATATTGCTAAAGAGAGTATGTACCTCACCAGTGGTCACTTACCATATTATGCGGATAGTATGTTCCCACCCATGGAAATGGATGGTGAGAAATATTATCTGAAGGCCATGAACTGTCCGCACCACCACAAAATCTTTGCGGCAGAACCCAAGAGCTATCGTGATCTGCCTTATCGTATTGCTGAATACGGTACTTGCTATCGTTATGAGCAGAGTGGTGAATTGTTTGGTTTGATGCGTGTACGTTGTCTGCATATGAACGATGCGCATATCTATTGCAGTAAGGAACAATTCTTCCAGGAATTCAAAGCAGTGAATGATCTCTATCTGAAGTATTTTAAAATCTTCGGTATTGATAAATATGTAATGCGTTTATCGTTGCATGAACCAGCCAAGTTGGGACAGAAATACGTGAACGAGCCAGAACTGTGGAAGGAAACTGAAGACATGGTTCGTAAAGTATTGATTGAAACAGGTACACCATTCGTAGAAGTGGCTGATGAAGCAGCTTTCTACGGACCGAAGATTGATGTGCAGATCTGGAGTGCCATTGGTAGAGAGTTTACGCTGGCAACCAATCAGGTGGATTTCAACTCTGGTCGCAAGTTCAAACTGGCTTATACGACACAACAGAACGATACCGATATTCCTTTGATCATTCACCGTGCGCCATTAGGTACACATGAAAGATTTATCGGCTTCTTGTTAGAGCACTATGCGGGTAAATTCCCGGTATGGTTGTCGCCACATCAGGTGAAAGTATTGCCGATCAGTGATAAGTATCTGGAATATGCACAGCAGGTGCATCAAACCCTGCGCAGCAATGGCATTAGAGCCAGCGTAGATGATCGAAATGAGAAGATTGGTAAGAAAATACGCGAAGCAGAACTGAGCCGCGTGCCATACATGCTGGTGGTAGGTGAGAAGGAAATGACGGAAGGCAAACTGGCAGTACGCAGACAAGGCAAGGGCGATATCGGTGTATTGCCTGTAGCGGAATTCGTGAGTTTGGTACGTCAGGAAATCGGCAATAGAAAGGATAGTGATGGTTAA
- a CDS encoding TonB-dependent receptor: MLRFWCVLFLGVIGFTASAQEKFSLNGYIRDSLTGETLIGANLSIKGVGRGVSSNSYGFYSITLEKGQYTLICSFAGYQSKTFVWNFDANLQQDIKLLPSSAVLNDVTVVGRRRDNNVKTAQMGKFDLNVNTAKALPAFLGEVDILKTLQLLPGVRNAGEGNAGFYVRGGGPDQNLIMLDDAVVYNTGHLFGFFSVFNSDAVKNVSLIKGGMPAQYGGRLSSVIDVSMKDGNNQKTEVDAGIGLISSRFAIQGPLKKNKASYMISARRTYVDALVKPFIKPSNQFYGSGYYFYDLNAKFNWQLGSKDKLFVSGYFGRDKFNFNNAQRSFSTEVPWGNATATVRWNHVFNKRLFSNLSLVYNDYNFAFSGAQNDFVFQLKSGIRDLNAKYDVDYFITPEHKLKFGAQYTYHTFLPNILNANQGDTLFAPQNANKKYAHEYAVYIQDDWEISSKLKLNYGVRYSQFVQTGPYTSYTTDINGNRIDSTIYGRGQRVKSYGGLEPRATLRYTIDETQSLKAAVTRNIQYIHLVTNAGTTLPTDLWVPSTAIVRPQTGWQYAAGYFRNFKEGMFETSLEAYYKTMENQIEYREGYTPSLKDPETEFVFGRGWSYGAELLVNKVKGRLTGWVGYTLSWTWRQFPDLNDGLKYPSRYDRRHDLSVVGTYELNDRWKLSSVFIYGTGNAVTMPERFYFVGGVLTQEYSRINAYRLKSYHRLDFSATYTPKHNAKRKSKDNWIFSIYNVYSRLNPYFVYFDQTGSLANGDLKVVPLQVSLFPFIPSVTWNLKF; this comes from the coding sequence ATGTTACGATTCTGGTGTGTGCTGTTTTTGGGTGTGATTGGTTTTACGGCTTCGGCTCAGGAAAAATTCAGTCTCAATGGGTATATCCGCGATTCCCTAACAGGAGAGACCCTGATTGGGGCTAACCTGTCGATCAAAGGTGTGGGGCGTGGGGTGAGCAGTAATAGTTATGGTTTTTATTCCATTACCCTGGAAAAGGGACAATACACATTGATCTGCAGTTTTGCGGGTTACCAATCCAAAACATTTGTATGGAACTTTGATGCCAATCTGCAGCAGGATATCAAGCTGCTGCCATCCAGTGCGGTGCTGAACGATGTAACGGTGGTTGGGCGCAGGCGCGATAACAATGTGAAGACTGCGCAGATGGGCAAGTTCGACCTGAATGTGAATACGGCCAAAGCTTTACCTGCATTTTTAGGTGAAGTGGACATTCTTAAGACTTTACAATTATTACCCGGTGTTCGTAATGCGGGCGAAGGCAATGCGGGTTTCTATGTACGTGGTGGCGGACCCGATCAAAACCTCATCATGCTCGATGATGCAGTGGTGTACAATACGGGTCACTTGTTTGGGTTCTTCTCTGTCTTTAATTCCGATGCGGTGAAGAATGTGAGTCTGATCAAGGGTGGTATGCCTGCGCAGTATGGGGGTAGATTGAGTTCTGTGATTGATGTCTCCATGAAGGATGGCAATAACCAGAAAACAGAAGTGGATGCAGGTATTGGTTTGATTTCTTCTCGCTTTGCCATTCAAGGACCTTTGAAAAAGAACAAAGCGTCTTACATGATCTCAGCCCGCAGAACTTATGTGGATGCTTTAGTAAAGCCATTCATAAAGCCCAGTAATCAGTTTTATGGCTCTGGTTATTATTTCTATGATCTAAATGCCAAGTTTAACTGGCAGTTGGGTAGCAAGGATAAGCTTTTTGTGAGTGGTTATTTTGGTCGGGATAAATTCAATTTTAATAATGCCCAGCGTTCCTTCAGCACAGAAGTGCCCTGGGGTAATGCTACCGCGACGGTAAGGTGGAACCATGTGTTCAATAAGAGATTGTTTTCGAATCTATCCTTAGTATATAACGATTACAATTTTGCTTTCTCCGGTGCACAGAATGATTTTGTATTTCAGTTGAAATCGGGTATCCGCGATTTGAATGCTAAATATGATGTAGACTATTTCATTACGCCTGAACACAAACTCAAGTTTGGAGCTCAGTATACTTACCACACATTCCTGCCCAATATTTTAAATGCGAATCAGGGTGATACTTTGTTTGCGCCGCAAAATGCAAATAAGAAATATGCGCATGAATATGCAGTCTATATTCAGGATGATTGGGAAATCAGTAGTAAGCTTAAACTGAATTATGGTGTACGTTATAGTCAGTTCGTGCAAACCGGCCCTTATACCAGTTATACAACGGATATCAATGGGAATAGAATTGATAGTACGATCTATGGTCGCGGCCAGCGTGTGAAATCATACGGCGGTTTAGAGCCAAGGGCTACGTTGCGTTATACGATTGATGAAACACAGTCTTTGAAAGCTGCTGTAACCAGAAATATTCAGTACATCCATTTGGTGACCAATGCCGGAACTACATTGCCTACTGATCTCTGGGTGCCTAGTACAGCGATTGTGCGTCCGCAAACTGGCTGGCAATATGCAGCAGGCTATTTCCGCAATTTCAAGGAAGGCATGTTTGAAACTTCGCTTGAAGCCTATTACAAAACCATGGAAAACCAGATCGAGTACAGAGAAGGGTATACACCTTCTTTAAAAGATCCGGAAACAGAGTTTGTGTTTGGTCGTGGCTGGAGTTATGGCGCGGAATTATTGGTCAATAAAGTGAAGGGTAGACTCACTGGTTGGGTAGGCTATACATTAAGTTGGACTTGGCGACAATTTCCCGATTTGAATGATGGATTGAAATATCCGAGCAGATATGATAGAAGACATGACTTGTCTGTTGTGGGCACTTATGAATTGAATGATCGCTGGAAATTATCTTCTGTTTTTATTTACGGAACAGGTAATGCAGTAACCATGCCGGAGCGTTTCTATTTTGTAGGTGGTGTTTTAACACAGGAGTATAGTAGAATCAATGCATATCGGTTAAAGTCCTATCACCGTCTGGATTTCTCTGCAACTTATACGCCCAAGCATAATGCAAAGCGTAAATCCAAAGACAATTGGATATTCAGTATCTACAATGTCTATAGTCGCCTAAATCCCTACTTCGTTTATTTCGATCAAACAGGCAGTTTAGCAAACGGAGATTTGAAAGTGGTGCCGCTTCAAGTATCACTGTTTCCTTTCATTCCATCTGTTACATGGAATTTGAAGTTTTAG
- a CDS encoding formimidoylglutamase produces the protein MPQLRIYNKQDILSQTRIRRFETKLGERIQVLADPNNLLASLQQSSAKFVLLGVPEDIGVKANYGIGGADSAWLPFLQSFLNIQSNDFLDGQEILLLGHFDFSAFEQLIEQNAHGYEEKVDAYRHAVNTIDDAVEQVIQQITQCGKIPIVIGGGHNNAYPCIKGSAKGWQKFTGGDMARINVVNLDAHADYRPMEGRHSGNAFRYAEEDGYLEKYCVVGIHENYITQNIWMDIVNNPFMDCITHEDIFLHEKRTFLQAVGIATSFTEGNRCGIELDLDCVENTLSSAVTPSGITANHARQYVNLAAADTQPAYLHICEGATALSDGRNSATTGKLISYLVSDFVKGSGV, from the coding sequence ATGCCACAACTGCGTATTTACAACAAACAGGATATTCTTTCTCAGACCAGGATCAGACGTTTTGAAACCAAACTCGGCGAGCGCATTCAAGTGCTGGCAGACCCCAATAATCTCCTCGCATCTCTACAGCAGAGCAGTGCAAAATTTGTGTTGCTGGGCGTGCCCGAAGACATCGGTGTAAAAGCCAATTATGGCATTGGCGGTGCCGATTCTGCCTGGTTGCCCTTTCTGCAAAGTTTTCTGAACATACAGAGCAATGATTTTTTAGACGGACAAGAAATCTTACTCCTCGGTCATTTTGATTTTTCTGCTTTTGAACAACTCATCGAACAGAACGCACACGGCTACGAAGAAAAAGTAGATGCTTACCGCCATGCGGTGAATACGATAGATGATGCCGTGGAACAAGTGATTCAGCAAATTACCCAATGCGGTAAAATACCCATCGTGATTGGTGGCGGACACAACAATGCTTACCCCTGCATCAAGGGCTCGGCAAAAGGCTGGCAGAAATTTACCGGAGGCGATATGGCCCGCATCAATGTGGTGAATCTGGATGCGCACGCTGATTACCGACCCATGGAAGGTCGCCATAGCGGGAATGCATTCCGTTATGCAGAGGAAGATGGTTATTTAGAGAAATACTGCGTTGTAGGCATACATGAGAATTATATTACGCAAAACATCTGGATGGATATCGTAAACAATCCTTTCATGGATTGTATTACGCATGAAGATATTTTCCTGCACGAGAAAAGAACATTTTTGCAAGCAGTAGGCATTGCGACCAGTTTTACAGAAGGCAACCGTTGTGGTATTGAATTAGACTTGGACTGCGTAGAAAATACACTCAGCAGTGCGGTAACACCCAGCGGCATAACAGCTAACCACGCTAGGCAATACGTAAATCTTGCTGCAGCAGATACCCAACCTGCTTATCTCCATATCTGCGAAGGCGCCACAGCATTAAGCGATGGCCGCAACTCTGCCACCACAGGAAAACTCATTAGCTATTTGGTGAGTGATTTTGTAAAAGGGAGTGGGGTATAG
- a CDS encoding ABC-F family ATP-binding cassette domain-containing protein, with protein sequence MLVGLQNVTFEFGARVIVEDATWHIHPGDRIGLIGYNGTGKSTMLKLLVCEYLPSKGTIEKSRDTTIGYLHQDLLSFDTNESILEVAMGAFEKVKQLEKEIEDLGKQLEIHSTDALLHEYADKLHELEIAGGYTIHHRTEEVLHGLGFDNEQLHRPYKTFSGGWRMRVLLAKMILQSPDVLLLDEPTNHLDLPSIEWLEKYLQHYQGSVVIVSHDKFFLNRMVNKIVEIYQQQVHIYTGDYDFYEQEKALRIEMQQRAYENQQDYIRQQERFIERFKAKASKAAQAQSAMKRLDKLDRIEQVEIERPNIKINFQVDKQPGKIICTLKEVSKQFGDNIIVQKTSAEINRGDKIALIGANGKGKSTVLRMIAGTEQFSGERVWGHNVDESFYAQHQLEALQLQHSILEELLTCGSGKTELELRSLLGCFLFSGDETDKKIRVLSGGEKARVALAKVIASKANFLLLDEPTNHLDMHSVELLAESLNKYEGTYILVSHDRYFISKTANKIWEIVDHEIKEFKGSYAEWVEWKQRQQKAAEQAAKESKAAAPPPAPAAPAPVATPAKTGKPINKELQKLQRQFAKLEEQLNAAKTKQTEIELELSKPENYANKDSFTKLEQAYAQSKAEVTKLEADYEKLFEQIVEAEGN encoded by the coding sequence ATGCTGGTAGGTTTACAGAATGTTACGTTTGAATTTGGCGCAAGAGTGATTGTGGAAGATGCCACCTGGCATATTCATCCCGGCGACCGTATTGGCCTCATCGGCTATAACGGTACGGGTAAGTCCACCATGCTGAAACTACTGGTGTGCGAATACCTCCCCAGCAAGGGCACGATTGAGAAAAGTCGCGATACCACCATTGGCTACCTGCACCAGGATTTACTGAGCTTCGATACCAATGAATCCATTCTGGAAGTGGCCATGGGTGCTTTTGAAAAAGTAAAGCAGCTGGAAAAAGAAATTGAAGACCTCGGCAAGCAACTGGAAATACATTCTACGGATGCTTTGCTGCATGAATATGCCGATAAACTCCATGAACTGGAAATTGCCGGCGGTTATACCATTCACCATCGCACAGAAGAAGTATTACATGGTTTGGGTTTTGATAACGAACAATTGCATCGCCCGTATAAAACCTTCAGTGGTGGTTGGCGCATGCGTGTGCTCTTGGCCAAGATGATTCTGCAATCGCCTGATGTGTTGTTATTGGATGAACCAACCAACCACCTCGACTTACCCTCTATTGAATGGTTGGAGAAATACCTGCAGCATTATCAGGGCAGTGTGGTGATTGTGAGCCACGATAAGTTTTTCCTCAACCGCATGGTGAACAAGATTGTAGAAATCTACCAGCAGCAAGTACATATCTATACCGGTGATTATGATTTCTACGAACAAGAAAAAGCCCTGCGTATAGAAATGCAGCAGCGTGCTTACGAAAACCAGCAAGATTATATCCGCCAGCAGGAAAGATTTATTGAACGATTCAAAGCCAAAGCATCCAAAGCCGCACAGGCACAAAGTGCGATGAAGCGATTGGATAAATTGGATCGTATTGAGCAAGTGGAAATTGAAAGACCCAATATCAAGATCAATTTTCAGGTAGATAAACAACCGGGTAAAATTATCTGTACGCTCAAAGAAGTGAGTAAGCAGTTTGGCGACAATATCATTGTACAAAAGACCAGCGCTGAGATTAACCGTGGCGATAAGATTGCCCTTATTGGTGCCAACGGTAAGGGTAAATCCACCGTACTGCGTATGATTGCCGGCACAGAACAATTTAGTGGTGAGCGTGTGTGGGGACATAATGTTGACGAAAGCTTTTACGCACAGCACCAGTTGGAAGCCTTGCAATTGCAACACAGTATTCTGGAAGAACTCCTCACATGCGGCAGTGGTAAAACAGAATTGGAATTACGCAGTCTGCTGGGTTGCTTCTTGTTTAGTGGTGATGAAACCGATAAAAAAATTCGCGTATTGAGTGGTGGTGAAAAAGCTCGTGTGGCTTTGGCGAAAGTTATTGCCAGCAAAGCCAATTTCTTATTGTTGGATGAACCGACCAACCACTTGGATATGCACTCAGTGGAATTGTTGGCTGAATCATTGAACAAATATGAAGGCACGTATATTCTCGTAAGCCACGACCGTTACTTTATTTCTAAAACGGCGAATAAGATTTGGGAGATTGTTGACCACGAGATCAAGGAATTTAAAGGCAGTTATGCAGAGTGGGTAGAATGGAAACAAAGACAACAGAAAGCTGCCGAGCAAGCTGCGAAAGAAAGCAAAGCTGCTGCACCACCCCCTGCACCTGCTGCACCTGCACCGGTAGCCACGCCTGCTAAAACGGGCAAACCCATTAATAAGGAATTGCAAAAACTGCAAAGACAATTTGCCAAGCTGGAAGAACAACTGAATGCAGCTAAGACCAAACAAACCGAGATTGAACTGGAACTCTCCAAGCCGGAGAACTATGCCAATAAAGACAGCTTTACCAAATTAGAGCAGGCTTATGCACAAAGCAAAGCAGAAGTAACCAAGCTGGAAGCGGATTATGAAAAGCTATTTGAGCAGATTGTTGAAGCCGAAGGGAATTAA